Within the Candidatus Saccharibacteria bacterium oral taxon 488 genome, the region ACGGCGTGGCGATGTAGCCTTCGGTAAACAGCAATGCGTTGTCGACGGTTTTTCCGTCAAAGGCGTTCAGGTGGTCGAGGTAGACTACCTGAGCTGGTGTACGCAAGCTCTTGAAACCGCGAGCTTTTGGCACAGCCTGAGCCAATGGACGCTGACCACCCTGGAACATAGCGCGAAGCTTCTTACCAGTGCGGGCGTTTTGGCCCTTGGTACCACGACCAGCGGTTTTACCTTGGCCAGCAGCGATACCGCGACCAACACGCTTTTTATCCTTGTTTGCTGAAACTTGGAGATCGTTGTATTTCATTACTTAGCCTCCTTTTTAGCAGCTTTTTTGACTGGCTGAGCGTTGAGCCACTGTTCGCGTGGAACGAGTGATTTCAATGCTTCAATAGTTGCGTAAGCGATGTTCACCTTGTTGGTTGAACCAAGTGACTTGGTCAATAGGTTGCGAACACCGGTCACACCGATGATTTGTCGAACAACACCACCAGCGATGATACCAGTACCAGGAGCGGCTGGCTTGATCAGCACGCGGGCGCCTGAGAACTTAACTTCGCTGTCGTGTGGAATGGTCTCGCCGTTGAGTGGCAAAGTGATCAAGTGCTTCTTGGCGACTGAGGTTGCCTTGGCAACAGCAGCTTGCACGTCGGCACCTTTAGCCACACCAACACCGACTTTGTCCTTGCGGTTACCGACAACTACCAACGCCTTAAAGCGGAAACGGCGGCCGCCCTTCACCACGCGAGACACGCGGTCAATGTTGATAACCAATTCTTCAAACTCTTTTGGTGCGTCATCACGCACATTTCGCCGGTCATCGCGGCGACCACCACGCGGACTGCGAGGCCGACGGCCTTCTGCGCGTGGGGTAGTATTTGCAGCTTGCTCTGCCATACTAATCCTCTTTCTCTCCTTCTTCAATTTTAACTGTCAACTCATGCAAAGCCCTTCTAGGATCAATCGCCGCTGCAGCCATGGTGCGCAAGAGACCATCAATCTCACGTTCGACGACCTCACTTGGAGATATGCAGAGACCTGCAAAGTTCTCTGGGCCCCACTCGCGCGGGCCAGTATAATAACGACGCTCAGTTTCTTTTGATACATCCTCTGCCATACTAGAACTCCAATCCTTCTTGGCGCGCAGCATCAGCCAATGCTTTCAAGCGACCAGCGTACTGGCGGCCGTTGCGGTCAAAGACCACTGCGCTAATGTTACTTTTCTTTGCTTTCTTGGCAATTTCCGTACCGATGGCAGCACATTTTTCGCTCATCGTACCTTTTGCTTTGGTGCCAACGGTGGTTGCGGCAGCCAATGTCTTGCCTGCGACGTCGTCGATCAGCTGAGCACTGACGTGCATGTTGCTGATGGTGACCGTCAGGCGTGGGCGCTCTGCAGTGCCTGAAACTTTCGCGCGAACGCGGTTTTTGCGAAGAGCGTGGTTGAGTAATTTCTTGTTTTCAGCCATGATTACTTACCTGTCTTTCCTGCTTTGCGCAAAATTTGCTCGTCAGCGTACTTGATACCCTTGCCCTTGTATGGTTCAGGCTTCTTTAGCGCACGGATTTCCGCAGCGACTTGGCCGACTTGCTGTTTATTGATACCGCTGACGATGATGGTCATCTTTTCATTGGTAACGGTGATGCCCTCTGGGGCTTTGTACTTGACTGGGTGTGAAAACCCGAGCGCCATTTCCAGCTCATTATTGCTGGAGCTCACGCGGAAACCGACACCATTGACCTCGAGACGCTTCTCGTAGCCCTTGGTGACGCCGATTACCATGTTGTTGATCAGCGCGCGCATCAGACCGTGCTGGGCGCGAGCAGTTTTGGACTCATCCTTCGGATGAACCGTGACGTGTCCGTCTTCGACTTTCACCTCAACCGCTGGCGTGATGAATTGTGTCAATTCACCTTTCGGGCCCTTTACGACCACGTCACCAGAGTCAACCGTGATTGTCACACCGGCCGGAATAACCACCGGCAGTTTTCCGATTCGACTCAGACTCATTACTCACCTTTCGTGTGATTTAATATTAACCCTGGTATTTTAGCATGGATTAGGGGTAAAATGCAAGGTTTTTTGATCGTTCTGCTTAGTTACCATATGGAATGAGTAGGGCAATCGCCAAAATGCCAAGAGTAATATATGTTGCTAGCGCAGCCTTGGTTAAATATGGTTCTGTCATGGTGTAGATTTTACGCACTTCGTAATAATCCCATAGCCGCCAACCAGAGATCATTAACAGAATACCAGCGAAGATACTTAAATAGCCGCTGACATCGATATGCCAAAGAAAGTTTGATGCATCAACCAGAGCAATGAGTATAGCTACTCCTAGCGTCGACCAAAAGCGTATCTGGGGTTCTCTCCCGACAGCGATAAAGCAAGCGGCGGCGACCATAATTAGCTCAACGAGAGGATTTTCCATGAATAGTACTTGAATATAATAACCAGGAACTCCCTGCCTGGGGTCAGCACTGCCGATAAGCCAGCCTATTCCGTACAGTAGCGGCACCATAACGACGATAGATAACAAGAAAGGCAAAAAATCAACGGCGAAGACATCTTTGACGGTTATTTCTGCTTGGTCTGATGTTTTTGTCATATGGAGGAAGCTACGCATATGTTTACAGTATAGCAGGATACGTTATACTAAAAGTCATATTAGGCGAGGGCTGACTGATCTTTAAACATATAAAAATAAACGCCCTGCATGACGAGGACGTTTATTTTGTTTATTGTGATGTTCTAGTACACCTTCAACAACAACTCACCGCCAAGCTTCGCCTTAGCTGCTTCAGCGCCAGTCATGACACCTTTTGAGGTTGAGATGAGTACCAAACCGCGGCCGCTTTTCACCTTTGGAATTTCGCTAGCGCCGACGTAGACACGACGGCCTGGCTTTGAGACGCGGGTGATCTCGTTGATGGTGCTGTTAGTGCCTTCTTCGTTGATGGTCACGACCAGCACGCCACGAGGCTTGGCATCCTCTAGTTTAACATCTGCAAGGTAGCCGTTTTTGACTAATTGTTCAGCGATGACTTTTTTCATCTTGCTGGACGGAACGCGAACTTCCGTCTTGCCAACCAGTTTCGCATTGCGAATGCGCGTCAGAAGGTCGGCGATTGGGTCTGTAGTTTGCATAGACATTGTCGAATCTCCTTTCCTTCTTACCAACTACTCTTTGTTATGCCTGGGATTTCACCCTTGGCTGCTTTTTCGCGGAAATTGATGCGGCTCAGGCCGAACTGGCGCATGTAGCCACGTGGACGGCCGGAAATGCTGTCGCGGTTCTTGTGCCGAGTTGGGCTTGAGTTGCGAGGCAATTTCTGCAAACCGTCGAGGTCGCCAAGTTCTTTGAGCTCAGCGCGCTTCGCAGCGTATTTTGCGATCATCTTCAGGCGCTTTTTATCGCGAGCGATCATTGATTTCTTAGCCATTACCTGACGCCTCCTTTCTTCTCGAACGGCATGCCGAACTTCTCCAGCAAGGCTTTTGATGCTTCCTTACTGCCATTCTTGATGACAAATGTTACCTGCAGCCCATGCAAAATCTGTGTCTCCTCAAACGTCAGTTCTGGGAAAATCGATTGCTCGATGATGCCCAGGTTGTAGTTACCACCTTTGTCAAATTTCAGGCCAACACCGTGGAAGTCGCGTACGCGAGGTAGGGCTACATTGATCAAGCGATCCATGAACTCGTACATCCGAGCACCACGTAGCGTAACGCTCACACCGATTGGCGCACCCATACCTTTACGGATGCTAAAGCCAGCGATTGACTTCTTTGCCTGGCGGGCAACTGGTGCCTGACCGGTGATTTTCTCAACGGTGTTTTTGACAATTTCAAAGTGACGCTTGTCATCTTTCTTTTTGCCGGTGCCAACGCTCACGATGATCTTTTCCAAAGCTGGCACTTGGTGCACGTTCTTTAGATCTAGTTCGGCTTGCAGTTCCTTCAGGTATTTCTCCTGGTACAAGGCTTTCAAGCGAGGAGCTGGCACGACGGTTTTCTTCTCTGCCATTATTTAATCTCCTTATTTTTTGCTTGGCGAGCGACGCGAGTTTTGCCGCCGTCAGCGTTCTTTACTAAACCAACCCGGCTGGTTTTGCCTGACTTTTCGTCGACAACCAGGGCGACTTTGCTGATGTCCATCGGTACGTGGATATCTTTCTTGCCGCCTTTTGGATTGTACTGGCTTGGCTTGACGTGGCGGTGCCCGACGCCAACACCTTCGACCAAAACAGTCTGATCTTTGGTGTTAACTTTCAGAACTTTACCAGTCGTGCCCTTGTTCTTACCAGCAATGATTTTTACGGTGTCATCTTTGTGAATACGAGCCATTAGAGTACCTCCGGAGCTAGGCTTACGATCTTCATGTAGCCCATGTCGCGTAGTTCCCTAGGTACTGGGCCGAAGACACGGGTAGCCTTTGGCTGCTTGTCATCGTTGATAATCACCACGGCGTTGTCATCAAAGCAGATGGTTGAACCGTCTTTGCGGTGGATTTGGTCGCGGGTACGAACCACCACAGCTTTAACGACAGACTTCTTTTTGACGTTGCCAGTTGGACTGGCGTCCTTGACTGAACAGACGATCACGTCGCCAACGCGAGCGTAGCGGCGGCGGGTACCGCCGAGGACGCGGATGCACAATACTTCTTTGGCACCCGAGTTGTCAGCTACCTTGAGGCGAGATTCTTGTTGGATCATTTGTCATCCTCCTTGGTCTCTTCCTCAGTTTCGCCAGAAACTTCAGCCTTTAGTTTGATAGAACCGCGAGACTTTTCAATCACCTTGACCAGCGTAAAGCTCTTGGTCTTGGAAATTGGGCGGGTCTCTTCGATTTGCACCTTGTCGCCTTCGCCTGCTTGATTGGTCTCATCATGAGCAGTGTACTTGCGAGTCACGGTGTACTGTTTGCCGTAGAGCGGATGCGTTTCGCGGCTGGTGACCGTCACAGTGATGGTCTTGTCGCGCTTAGCACTCGTTACGACGCCAATCAGTGTTCGTCGGGCCATTACTTGCTCTCCTTTTCATTAATTTGTGTCAGCAGGCGTGCGATGTCCTTGCGGAGTGAACGCAACGCTTTTGGATTAACTAATTCGCCAGCAGCGTGAGAACGTTTTGCTTGAAGCAGGTCATGTCGCTTTTCGGCGAGTTCCTTCTTCAAATCATCAACCGTCTTTACAACTGCTGCTTTTGCGGTTTTCTTTGCTTCAGCCATTATGCGTCCTCCCGCTTGATGAACTTACATTTGACTGGTAGTTTGTGGCTCGCCAGGCGCATTGCTTCGCGGGCTACTTCCTCGGAAACGCCCTGCATTTCAAACATCACCGTGCCGGCCTTTACTTTAGCAACAAAGAACTCTGGATTGCCTTTACCACCACCCATCTTCAAACCAAGTGGCTTGCGGGTAACTGGGGTGTGCGGGAAAATCCGGATCCAAATCTTACCACCACGCTTGATGTAGCGGGTCATTGCCTGACGAGCAGACTCGATTTGGCGGGAGTTGATGCGCTCGTTTGATTGTGATTGCAGTGCAAAGTCGCCGAACGCGATGTAATTACCACGGGTTGCTTGACCACGGTTTTTACCGATGCGCACTTTGCGGTGCTTGGTTTTCTTTGGTAACAGCATTTAGCGACTCCTTTCTCCCTTATAAATCCACACTTTCACGCCGATGATACCAGCTGGTGTCTGGGCGCGAGCACAGTGGAAGTCAATATCAGCGCGAAGGGTGTGAAGCGGCACTGAGCCCTCGATCACCTTTTCGCGGCGTGCCATTTCCGCACCGTTCAAACGACCAGCCACCTCGATGCGGATACCTTTGGCACCGGCACTCATGGTGTTTTGTGCGGTCATTTTGGTGGCGCGGCGGAAGTTGATGCGGCGCTCCAACTGGCGAGCAATGTTTTCTGCTACCAATTTAGCTGCTAGTTCTGGTCGGCGCACTTCTTCGATGTTGATGCGAACAGGTGACCCGACAATCTTCTCAACTTGCTTTTTCAATTCATTCACGCCAGCACCACCACGGCCAATCACTACACCAGCTTTCGCCGTGTGAATAGTTACCGTGATCAAGTTGGCACTCCGCTCAATCTCAATGCGATTGATGGTTGGGCGTGAGGCAAATTTCTTCTCAATCAATTCGCGGATTTCGTGATCCTGGCGAATTGCCTCCGCAAACTCTTTCTTATTGGCCGTAAACCAACGAGAGCTCCAGTTCTTGTGAACTTGTAGGCGGAAGTTGATTGGATTCACTTTTTGACCCATTTACTTCTCCTCCTTTTTTGCCGTGGTTTCGGCGGCTTTTTTCGTTGCAGGTTTGGCAGGTTTGGTCTCTGCTTTGGCCTTGGTCTCTGGTTTTTTCGCAGGCGCTTTCTTTGGCTTCTCGGTACCGGTTACTTCAACCAAAATGTTTGAAGTCTTTTTCTGGAATGGCAACGCACGACCCTTTGACGCTGGCTTAAAGCGACGCAGGCGCGTACCAGTGGTAACGCTTAACGTGGTAATCACCAAGCTTTTGGCGTCTAAACCGTGGTTGTTGATGGCGTTTGCCTTGGCACTGTCGATCGCCTTCTTGACTGGCAAAGCAGCGCGTTTTGGCACGTGCTCCAAGATAACCAATGCATCAGCGACGGTGCGGCCGCGTACTAGTGCAGCCACCAGGCTAACCTTGCGTGGTGTTTGGTCAACACCTTTGGCGTAAGCGCGAACAGTATACGTAGTATCAGCCATGATTACTTCTTATCCTTTCCGCCGTGCTTACGGAACTTACGAGTTGGGCTAAACTCACCGAGTTTGTGGCCAACCATGTTTTCAGTAATCAGCACAGGCACGTGCATCTTACCGTTGTAGACAGCAATCGTTCGACCGACCATTTCTGGAGTGATGGTCGAAGCGCGCGCCCACGTTTTGATAACGGTTCGATCGTCAAGGCTGAGAGCAGCGACTTTTTTCGCAAGCTTCACATCGACGAATGGACCTTTCTTTAATGAACGACTCATCGTGATTTACCTCTTCCTCTTCGCGTCGTGACGCGTGCGTACGATTAATTTATTTGAGCCTTTGCGGCGGCGAGTTCGATAACCCAGCGTCAATTGGCCCCATGGCGTACGTGGTGCCTTACCAGTACCGTGGCGACCACCGTCACCACCACCATGTGGGTGATCGGCGGCGTTCATGACGACACCGCGCACGGTTGGGCGAATACCCTTGCGGCGGCGGCGACCAGCTGAACCGATCTTTACGTTCTGGTGCTGGATGTTACCGACTGTACCGATGGCAGCGGTTGCTTCCAAGCGAACTTTGCGAACCTCGCCAGATGGCAATTTGATAGTTGCGTAATTGCCTTCTTTGGCCATCAACTGAGCTTTGGCACCAGCGGCGCGAACCATTTGCGCACCTTTGCCGGCAGTCAGTTCAATAGCATAAATCATCGTACCAACAGGGATAGCAGACAGCGGCAGGCGGTTTGATGCCTCAATTGGCGCTTCCTCGCCAGTCTGAATCGTCTTGCCCTTGACCATCGAGGTGTCGGCCAATACGTAGTGGTACAAATTGTACTGATCTTTCACCCGAGCGATGCGCGCTGAGCGGTTTGGATCGTACTCAATTTCTTCAACCGTCAGCGTCAGACCAGCCGGCAAATTGTGGTTCACCAAACGGTAGTGACGACGAACGCCACCGCCGCGATGACGCACGGTGATGCGGCCTTGGTTGTTGCGGCCGGCATTTTGCTTTTTGGCTTTGATCAGACTTTTGAGCGGTTTTTTCGTCGTGATGTCCGACAAGTCCTGGCTCGTCATGCCGCGACGAGCAGGAGTGGTTGGATTGTAAGCTTTCACTGGCATTACTTGGTCTCCTCCATCTGCTGCTCTACTGCGTCAAACACATCGAGCTTATCGCCATCTTTCAGCGTCACGTAAGCTTTCTTCCAATCCTTGCGCGTAGTCGTGCCAGGATAGCGGTTCTTGCCACGTGAGAAACGCACAGCTTTGCCGTCTTGCACCAAGGTTTTCACCTTCAGAACGGTGACGTCAAATTGCGCTTCAACTGCTGCTTTGATCTCGTTTTTATTCAGGTTGAGCGGAACGCGGAACACGTACACGCCGTTGGCGCTCTGTGCGTATGCTTTCTCGCTAATGCGTGGGATAATTGTCATCTGTTTCATATTACGCTTCCTCCTTACTCAGCCACTCAGTGATTACTGGCAGAGCTTTCGGGGTCATGACAATAGTATCCGCATTCAGAATGTGGTAGACGCTGAGGTAGCTCGCACGAATCACCAATACGTTCTGAATGTTGTTTGTGGCACGCATCAATTCTGGCGTCTTTTCGTCGACGACGATCAGGACGCGGCGCTCAAACTTGTTGTCAGCCAAGAAGGTTGCGACCTCTTTGGTCTTGCCAGTCGTCTTGATGTCTTTGACGACGATCTTCTTTGCTTCATTGGCTACCGTCAAGGCTTGGCGAATTGCCACTTTCTTGGCGGTTTTGGACAATTTTTTGGCGTAGTTTTCGTTGCCGCGTGGGCCAAAGACCACACCACCACCGCGCCAGATTGGGTTACG harbors:
- the rplO gene encoding 50S ribosomal protein L15, which produces MKYNDLQVSANKDKKRVGRGIAAGQGKTAGRGTKGQNARTGKKLRAMFQGGQRPLAQAVPKARGFKSLRTPAQVVYLDHLNAFDGKTVDNALLFTEGYIATPFHTVKVIARGELKAKVDLKVQAASASVVTAIEKAGGSFEKVATPLRKSMKEAEEK
- a CDS encoding 30S ribosomal protein S5, whose translation is MAEQAANTTPRAEGRRPRSPRGGRRDDRRNVRDDAPKEFEELVINIDRVSRVVKGGRRFRFKALVVVGNRKDKVGVGVAKGADVQAAVAKATSVAKKHLITLPLNGETIPHDSEVKFSGARVLIKPAAPGTGIIAGGVVRQIIGVTGVRNLLTKSLGSTNKVNIAYATIEALKSLVPREQWLNAQPVKKAAKKEAK
- a CDS encoding 50S ribosomal protein L18, producing MAENKKLLNHALRKNRVRAKVSGTAERPRLTVTISNMHVSAQLIDDVAGKTLAAATTVGTKAKGTMSEKCAAIGTEIAKKAKKSNISAVVFDRNGRQYAGRLKALADAARQEGLEF
- a CDS encoding 50S ribosomal protein L6; its protein translation is MSRIGKLPVVIPAGVTITVDSGDVVVKGPKGELTQFITPAVEVKVEDGHVTVHPKDESKTARAQHGLMRALINNMVIGVTKGYEKRLEVNGVGFRVSSSNNELEMALGFSHPVKYKAPEGITVTNEKMTIIVSGINKQQVGQVAAEIRALKKPEPYKGKGIKYADEQILRKAGKTGK
- the rpsH gene encoding 30S ribosomal protein S8 — its product is MSMQTTDPIADLLTRIRNAKLVGKTEVRVPSSKMKKVIAEQLVKNGYLADVKLEDAKPRGVLVVTINEEGTNSTINEITRVSKPGRRVYVGASEIPKVKSGRGLVLISTSKGVMTGAEAAKAKLGGELLLKVY
- the rpsN gene encoding 30S ribosomal protein S14 gives rise to the protein MAKKSMIARDKKRLKMIAKYAAKRAELKELGDLDGLQKLPRNSSPTRHKNRDSISGRPRGYMRQFGLSRINFREKAAKGEIPGITKSSW
- the rplE gene encoding 50S ribosomal protein L5; the encoded protein is MAEKKTVVPAPRLKALYQEKYLKELQAELDLKNVHQVPALEKIIVSVGTGKKKDDKRHFEIVKNTVEKITGQAPVARQAKKSIAGFSIRKGMGAPIGVSVTLRGARMYEFMDRLINVALPRVRDFHGVGLKFDKGGNYNLGIIEQSIFPELTFEETQILHGLQVTFVIKNGSKEASKALLEKFGMPFEKKGGVR
- the rplX gene encoding 50S ribosomal protein L24 — translated: MARIHKDDTVKIIAGKNKGTTGKVLKVNTKDQTVLVEGVGVGHRHVKPSQYNPKGGKKDIHVPMDISKVALVVDEKSGKTSRVGLVKNADGGKTRVARQAKNKEIK
- the rplN gene encoding 50S ribosomal protein L14, whose translation is MIQQESRLKVADNSGAKEVLCIRVLGGTRRRYARVGDVIVCSVKDASPTGNVKKKSVVKAVVVRTRDQIHRKDGSTICFDDNAVVIINDDKQPKATRVFGPVPRELRDMGYMKIVSLAPEVL
- the rpsQ gene encoding 30S ribosomal protein S17, which codes for MARRTLIGVVTSAKRDKTITVTVTSRETHPLYGKQYTVTRKYTAHDETNQAGEGDKVQIEETRPISKTKSFTLVKVIEKSRGSIKLKAEVSGETEEETKEDDK
- the rpmC gene encoding 50S ribosomal protein L29, whose amino-acid sequence is MAEAKKTAKAAVVKTVDDLKKELAEKRHDLLQAKRSHAAGELVNPKALRSLRKDIARLLTQINEKESK
- the rplP gene encoding 50S ribosomal protein L16; amino-acid sequence: MLLPKKTKHRKVRIGKNRGQATRGNYIAFGDFALQSQSNERINSRQIESARQAMTRYIKRGGKIWIRIFPHTPVTRKPLGLKMGGGKGNPEFFVAKVKAGTVMFEMQGVSEEVAREAMRLASHKLPVKCKFIKREDA
- the rpsC gene encoding 30S ribosomal protein S3 gives rise to the protein MGQKVNPINFRLQVHKNWSSRWFTANKKEFAEAIRQDHEIRELIEKKFASRPTINRIEIERSANLITVTIHTAKAGVVIGRGGAGVNELKKQVEKIVGSPVRINIEEVRRPELAAKLVAENIARQLERRINFRRATKMTAQNTMSAGAKGIRIEVAGRLNGAEMARREKVIEGSVPLHTLRADIDFHCARAQTPAGIIGVKVWIYKGERSR
- a CDS encoding 50S ribosomal protein L22 codes for the protein MADTTYTVRAYAKGVDQTPRKVSLVAALVRGRTVADALVILEHVPKRAALPVKKAIDSAKANAINNHGLDAKSLVITTLSVTTGTRLRRFKPASKGRALPFQKKTSNILVEVTGTEKPKKAPAKKPETKAKAETKPAKPATKKAAETTAKKEEK
- the rpsS gene encoding 30S ribosomal protein S19, which produces MSRSLKKGPFVDVKLAKKVAALSLDDRTVIKTWARASTITPEMVGRTIAVYNGKMHVPVLITENMVGHKLGEFSPTRKFRKHGGKDKK
- the rplB gene encoding 50S ribosomal protein L2, producing MPVKAYNPTTPARRGMTSQDLSDITTKKPLKSLIKAKKQNAGRNNQGRITVRHRGGGVRRHYRLVNHNLPAGLTLTVEEIEYDPNRSARIARVKDQYNLYHYVLADTSMVKGKTIQTGEEAPIEASNRLPLSAIPVGTMIYAIELTAGKGAQMVRAAGAKAQLMAKEGNYATIKLPSGEVRKVRLEATAAIGTVGNIQHQNVKIGSAGRRRRKGIRPTVRGVVMNAADHPHGGGDGGRHGTGKAPRTPWGQLTLGYRTRRRKGSNKLIVRTRHDAKRKR
- a CDS encoding 50S ribosomal protein L23; its protein translation is MKQMTIIPRISEKAYAQSANGVYVFRVPLNLNKNEIKAAVEAQFDVTVLKVKTLVQDGKAVRFSRGKNRYPGTTTRKDWKKAYVTLKDGDKLDVFDAVEQQMEETK
- the rplD gene encoding 50S ribosomal protein L4; this translates as MAESTKLPKDIFAVEVPNHELLKLAYDSYLANARLASATTKQRGEVSGGGKKPWKQKGTGRARFGSTRNPIWRGGGVVFGPRGNENYAKKLSKTAKKVAIRQALTVANEAKKIVVKDIKTTGKTKEVATFLADNKFERRVLIVVDEKTPELMRATNNIQNVLVIRASYLSVYHILNADTIVMTPKALPVITEWLSKEEA